A single region of the Fusarium keratoplasticum isolate Fu6.1 chromosome 7, whole genome shotgun sequence genome encodes:
- a CDS encoding Pectate lyase, whose translation MHAPSIVTVLAALPAAMACLGYTGGVPKATGSKSLSAPKTLKKGEVFDAGWVRYDRGVKCTGQAEGGSKDAVFILEEGATLRNVIIGANQREGIHCKGSCNIEFAWFEDVCEDAISILGSGTANIIGGGAYHASDKVIQHNGCGHVNIVNFYANDYGKVYRSCGNCKGNTNCKRSVHMEGTTAVKGGELIGINTNYGDKATYSNNCYPKTQCQGYKGCDKAKGECEPSKAAKC comes from the exons ATGCACGCTCCGAGCATCGTCACtgtcctcgccgccctcccCGCGGCCATGGCTTGCCTCGGCTACACCGGTGGTGTCCCCAAGGCTACAGGCAGCAAGTCTCTGAGCGCTCCCAAGACcctcaagaagggtgagGTTTTCGATGCCGGCTGGGTCCGGTACGACCGTGGTGTGAAGTGCACTGGTCAGGCTGAGGGTG GTTCCAAGGacgccgtcttcatcctcgaggagGGTGCCACTCTCCGAAacgtcatcatcggtgccAACCAGCGTGAGGGTATTCACTGCAAGGGCTCCTGCAATATCGAGTTCGCCTGGTTCGAGGATGTCTGCGAggatgccatctccatccttggcagcggcacTGCCAACATCATCGGCGGTGGTGCTTACCACGCCTccgacaaggtcatccagCACAATGGTTGCGGTCACGTCAACATCGTCAACTTCTACGCCAACGACTACGGCAAGGTCTACCGATCTTGCGGTAACTGCAAGGGCAACACCAACTGCAAGCGCTCCGTGCACATGGAGGGCACCACCGCCGTCAAGGGTGGCGAGCTCAttggcatcaacaccaactacGGTGACAAGGCCACCTACTCCAACAACTGCTACCCCAAGACCCAGTGCCAGGGTTACAAGGGctgcgacaaggccaagggcgagtGCGAgccctccaaggctgccaagtGCTAG
- a CDS encoding M20-dimer domain-containing protein, with protein sequence MRPSAWSLAVLAAASEMSSFTFTNEKQYRLGPNAKAGAEKESGTRHETKPDVSWLSCELSRPMDPSEDGLVSSDDLFSGSDAIETLAKRHQPFVQIPSVYYDDLGDVDEDERWKPFREIPDLMKETYPTVHKYATAETINQFGLVYTVEGSDDSLAPILLTAHQDVVPVEEETLDRWEYPPFGGYYNKSTGYLYGRGSSDKSAITAMMSAMEALLSQQDYQPTRTVVFAFGFDEECSGRRGAGEISKHLQERYGEDGIAVIIDEGGAGLEKVGDTLYALPAVYEKGYLDVWFDLSVVGGHIAIPTPNTAIGMMADVVIALEDNPFSPRILENGPVHEGLVCFTRYTPRALPALTQMIRWGDLRGAAQLWAKVSPEKQYSIQTSQAIGSFCGGNKITSLPEFVSMGVNHRFAPQDSVGGIQHRIAKLAYDVARKYNLQVEAFKGDRDYMQYLEAHGISPDSETPRPFWEPEYSGKLILEAREKHYPTPVSPTKGHVWDIFTGTIRHTLAQRGTNVVPAPGAMTGNTDTRHYLDLSRNIYRWSPGSLKSFSNIHGVNEKLLMSEHVNMAKFYYDFIRNFDQVNAYDQEMKEMKKAKQMRKDL encoded by the exons ATGAGACCCTCCGCTTGGAGCCTTGCCGTCCTCGCTGCAGCGAGTGAGATGTCTTCCTTCACCTTCACCAACGAAAAGCAATACCGCCTTGGGCCAAACGCAAAGGCTGGGGCGGAAAAGGAGTCCGGGACAAGGCATGAAACAAAGCCCGACGTCTCCTGGCTTAGTTGCGAGCTCTCTCGCCCCATGGACCCCTCGGAGGACGGGTTGGTGAGCTCGGACGACCTGTTCTCGGGCAGTGATGCAATCGAGACCTTGGCCAAGCGCCATCAGCCGTTTGTCCAAATTCCCTCGGTTTATTATGACGACCTAGGAGATGTGGATGAGGACGAACGATGGAAGCCTTTCCGGGAAATCCCCGACCTTATGAAGGAGACTTATCCGACTGT GCACAAATATGCTACGGCAGAGACTATCAACCAGTTCGGGCTCGTTTACACTGTCGAGGGGTCCGATGATAGTCTTGCCCCGATCCTCCTGACTGCCCACCAAGACGTGGTGCCAGTCGAGGAAGAAACCCTTGATCGGTGGGAGTACCCGCCGTTCGGTGGCTACTACAACAAGTCTACCGGATATCTTTACGGCCGTGGTTCCTCAGACAAGTCagccatcaccgccatgaTGTCTGCCATGGAagctcttctttctcaaCAAGACTACCAACCAACCCGCACTGTTGTCTTTGCCTTTGGTTTTGACGAGGAGTGCTCTGGTCGTCGCGGAGCGGGTGAGATTTCGAAGCACCTGCAGGAGAGATACGGAGAGGACGGGATCGCTGTCATTATTGACGAAGGTGGCGCTGGCCTAGAGAAGGTCGGTGACACGCTATATGCTCTCCCTGCCGTCTATGAAAAGGGCTACCTGGACGTGTGGTTCGACCTCAGTGTTGTCGGCGGGCACATCGCTATCCCTACTCCGAACACGGCCATTGGCATGATGGCAGATGTTGTCATCGCACTGGAGGATAATCCTTTCAGTCCTCGGATCCTCGAGAATGGCCCTGTACATGAGGGGTTGGTTTGCTTCACTCGCTACACACCTCGAGCCCTCCCTGCTCTCACTCAAATGATCCGCTGGGGCGACCTCAGAGGGGCAGCTCAACTTTGGGCCAAGGTCTCGCCTGAGAAGCAGTACAGCATCCAGACATCACAAGCCATTGGCTCTTTCTGTGGAGGGAATAAGATAACTTCTCTACCCGAGTTTGTCAGCATGGGAGTCAACCACCGATTTGCACCTCAGGACAGCGTGGGCGGTATCCAACACCGCATCGCAAAACTAGCCTATGACGTGGCCCGGAAGTACAACCTTCAAGTCGAGGCCTTCAAAGGTGATCGAGACTATATGCAATATCTTGAGGCCCATGGCATCTCCCCTGACAGCGAGACCCCAAGGCCGTTCTGGGAGCCTGAATACAGCGGCAAGCTCATCTTGGAGGCAAGGGAAAAGCACTACCCCACGCCTGTCTCTCCCACTAAGGGCCATGTCTGGGATATATTCACTGGCACCATCCGCCACACCCTTGCTCAGCGGGGCACCAACGTCGTTCCAGCCCCTGGTGCCATGACAGGTAACACTGATACTCGCCACTATCTTG ATCTATCAAGGAACATTTACAGGTGGAGTCCTGGGAGCCTCAAGTCGTTCAGCAATATCCACGGCGTTAATGAAAAGCTTCTGATGAGTGAGCATGTGaacatggccaagttctACTACGACTTCATCCGCAACTTTGACCAGGTCAATGCTTATGACCAGGAGATGAAGGAAATGAAGAAGGCGAAACAAATGCGCAAGGACTTGTAA
- a CDS encoding 4-aminobutyrate aminotransferase, whose translation MPTFIEKVVRAATDEAPFFPDEPEGPTVVTAVPGPKSKEAVRRLDKVCDARAAVISVDYHKSYGNYIVDVDGNVMLDVYAQIASIPVGYNNPSLLKAATSPIMASALINRPAMGNFPQNDWASILETGLLKVAPKGMNQVYMALSGADANELAYKAAFIWKRQQERGQRDAEFTQEELESTMLNHQPGSPNLSIMSFKAAFHGRLFGSLSTTHTKAIHKLDIPAFDWPQCPFPAIRYPLEDHIEENKREEQKCLEEAEQIIKNYPSRVAAVIVEPIQSEGGDNHASPAFFQGLREITRRHKVLLIVDEVQTGVGATGRFWAHEHWDLSDPPDMVTFSKKAQTGGFYFGNPDIRPNKPYRLFNTWMGDPARAILFGAIIDEIERLDLVNNTAAVGVYLYGEIEKLATKYPGKLTNLRGKGEGTFIAFDNPRRDEFLALAKTHGINIGGCGASSVRLRPMLIFQKHHADILLGVLDKIVKEL comes from the coding sequence ATGCCGACTTTCATCGAGAAGGTTGTGAGGGCTGCCACAGACGAGGCTCCCTTCTTCCCTGACGAGCCCGAAGGGCCGACTGTCGTTACTGCAGTCCCGGGgcccaagagcaaggaggCAGTGCGCAGACTTGACAAAGTCTGTGACGCCAGAGCTGCTGTCATTTCGGTGGACTACCACAAGAGCTATGGCAACTATATTGTCGACGTTGACGGCAACGTCATGCTGGACGTGTACGCCCAAATCGCCTCCATCCCGGTGGGATACAACAATCCTTCCTTACTCAAAGCTGCAACCTCTCCCATCATGGCTTCCGCACTGATCAATCGCCCCGCTATGGGTAACTTTCCCCAGAACGATTGGGCCAGCATCCTAGAGACGGGATTGCTCAAGGTGGCACCTAAGGGCATGAATCAAGTCTATATGGCGCTTTCCGGAGCAGATGCAAACGAGTTGGCCTACAAGGCTGCCTTCATTTGGAAGCGACAGCAGGAGCGTGGCCAGCGTGATGCAGAGTTTACGCAGGAAGAACTCGAGAGCACCATGCTCAATCACCAGCCAGGGTCGCCCAACCTTTCCATCATGTCGTTTAAAGCAGCTTTCCATGGTCGTCTCTTCGGGAGTCTGTCAACTACTCACACCAAGGCGATCCACAAGCTTGATATACCTGCCTTTGACTGGCCTCAGTGCCCGTTTCCAGCCATCAGGTATCCCCTTGAGGATCACATTGAAGAAAACAAGCGGGAGGAGCAGAAGTGCTTAGAGGAAGCCGAGCAAATCATTAAGAACTATCCTAGCAGGGTCGCAGCTGTCATCGTGGAGCCTATCCAGTCAGAAGGTGGCGATAATCACGCAAGTCCTGCCTTCTTTCAGGGCCTCAGGGAGATTACACGACGTCACAAGGTCCTATTGATTGTTGATGAGGTCCAAACTGGCGTCGGGGCGACTGGTCGATTCTGGGCCCACGAACATTGGGACTTGTCCGACCCCCCTGACATGGTCACATTCTCAAAGAAGGCTCAAACCGGCGGGTTCTACTTTGGCAACCCTGATATCAGACCTAACAAACCGTACCGACTATTCAACACCTGGATGGGAGACCCAGCCCGAGCTATCCTCTTTGgcgccatcatcgacgagatTGAACGACTAGACTTGGTGAATAACACGGCTGCTGTTGGCGTCTACCTCTACGGCGAGATCGAGAAGCTGGCTACAAAATACCCCGGAAAGTTGACCAATCTGCGAGGCAAGGGAGAGGGGACTTTTATTGCGTTTGATAATCCTCGGCGGGACGAGTtcttggctctggccaaAACCCATGGCATCAATATCGGTGGCTGTGGAGCATCGTCGGTTCGGCTGCGGCCAATGCTGATTTTCCAGAAGCATCATGCAGATATCCTGTTGGGGGTTCTGGATAAGATTGTAAAGGAGCTTTGA
- a CDS encoding beta-tubulin family protein: protein MREIVHLQVGQCGNQVGSAFWQTIAGEHGLDTNGVYNGNDHVQLDRINVYFNEASSNKYVPRAVLVDLEPGTMDTVRSGPYGQFFRPDNFVFGQSSAGNNWAKGHYTEGAELVDQVLDVVRREAEGCDALQGFQISHSLGGGTGSGMGTLLISKIREEFPDRMMATFSVAPSPKVSDTVVEPYNATLSVHQLVENSDETFCIDNEALYEICKRTLKLANPAYGDLNHLVSTVMSGVSTSLRFPGQLNSDLRKMAVNMVPFPRLHFFMVGFAPLTGRGSHAFSAVSVPELTQQLFDPKNMMAGSDFRNGRYLTCSAIFRGRVSAKEVEDQMRNVQQKNSAYFVEWIPNNVQTTLCSVPPKGLKISSTFVGNSTAIQEIFKRVGEQFTAMFRRKAFLHWYTGEGMDEMEFTEAESNMNDLISEYQQYQEAGVDDEAYDEEYPQEEYAEEEQ, encoded by the exons ATGCGCGAGATT GTTCACCTCCAGGTCGGCCAATGT GGTAACCAAGTCGGTTCTGCCTTCTGGCAGACGATTGCGGGCGAGCACGGCCTCGACACCAACGGCGT GTACAACGGTAACGACCACGTCCAGCTGGACCGTATCAATGTCTATTTCAACGAG GCATCCAGCAACAAGTATGTTCCCCGAGCCGTTCTCGTCGACCTGGAACCCGGCACCATGGACACCGTCCGCTCCGGCCCCTACGGACAGTTCTTCCGACCCGACAACTTCGTGTTTGGACAATCGAGCGCCGGCAACAACTGGGCCAAGGGCCATTACACCGAGGGTGCTGAGCTGGTTGACCAGGTCCTTGATGTCGTTCGTCGTGAGGCCGAGGGCTGTGATGCTCTCCAGGGCTTCCAGATCTCGCACTCCCTCGGTGGTGGTACTGGTTCCGGCATGGGCACGCTTCTGATCTCCAAGATCCGTGAGG AGTTCCCCGATCGTATGATGGCTACCTTCAGTGTCGCCCCTTCGCCCAAGGTGTCCGATACCGTCGTTGAGCCCTACAACGCTACTCTTTCCGTCCATCAGCTGGTCGAAAACTCGGACGAGACCTTCTGTATCGATAACGAGGCTCTGTACGAGATCTGCAAGCGTACTCTCAAGCTGGCCAACCCTGCCTACGGTGATCTTAACCACCTCGTTTCCACCGTCATGTCTGGCGTTTCCACTTCTCTGCGCTTCCCCGGACAGCTCAACTCCGACCTGCGCAAGATGGCCGTCAACATG GTCCCCTTCCCTCGTCTCCATTTCTTCATGGTTGGCTTCGCTCCTCTCACTGGCCGTGGCTCGCACGCCTTCAGCGCCGTCTCCGTTCCCGAGCTCACCCAGCAGCTCTTCGATCCCAAGAACATGATGGCCGGTTCCGATTTCCGCAACGGCCGTTACCTCACCTGCTCGGCCATCTTCCGCGGTCGCGTTTccgccaaggaggttgaggatcaGATGCGCAACGTTCAGCAGAAGAACTCTGCCTACTTTGTTGAGTGGATTCCCAACAATGTTCAGACCACTCTGTGCTCTGTTCCCCCCAAGGGTCTCAAGATCTCGTCCACTTTCGTCGGAAACTCGACTGCTATCCAGGAGATCTTCAAGCGTGTTGGTGAGCAGTTCACGGCCATGTTCCGTCGCAAGGCTTTCTTGCATTGGTACACTGGCGAGGGtatggatgagatggagtTCACCGAGGCTGAGTCCAACATGAACGATCTTATCTCGGAGTACCAGCAGTACCAGGAGGCCGGCGTCGATGACGAGGCCTACGACGAGGAGTACCCCCAGGAGGAGTatgctgaggaggagcagtAG
- a CDS encoding 2EXR domain-containing protein, translating into MDDTFHHFIKLPWELRDQIWKLAIRPPLPGVHIFQIYDPKYDNIIGNNIEVFLPHGCPDDHRLAIPRSKNSFASVALLDRGLWSACNESRLVMKRHFSRLKWQTFMDKDWGSFWSMPFEKKLNMPLTGHFIGLDGHTNFFTVFPHRDLFMLQPLNLETIDWFNFTTRHPISSAMNGFETVKNIALEYNPEWGLDMIDKVAGILSQTALTNVWIVDYRIRRKYAVDIGKLTTREGQDVAFYLEDRRLVEVEPWMTRSEWKIIENDAECSESTTFKDSIEFMEHVWDQIGDDEELEWHRWLEAPRRIGLLGCDCL; encoded by the coding sequence ATGGATGACACTTTCCATCACTTTATTAAACTCCCTTGGGAGCTTCGAGATCAAATATGGAAACTCGCTATTCGACCTCCCCTTCCCGGGGTGCACATCTTCCAAATCTATGACCCAAAGTACGATAACATCATTGGCAACAATATCGAAGTCTTCCTCCCCCATGGCTGCCCTGATGATCACCGCCTTGCTATTCCAAGGTCTAAGAACTCCTTCGCTAGtgtcgccctcctcgacagAGGATTATGGAGCGCTTGCAATGAGTCCAGGCTCGTCATGAAACGCCATTTCAGCCGCCTCAAGTGGCAAACTTTTATGGATAAAGACTGGGGATCTTTCTGGTCTATGCCATTCGAGAAGAAACTCAATATGCCACTAACGGGCCACTTCATAGGCCTCGACGGGCATACGAATTTCTTTACCGTCTTCCCACACCGAGACCTTTTCATGCTCCAACCGCTAAATCTGGAAACAATTGATTGGTTCAACTTCACTACTCGTCACCCCATCTCATCTGCGATGAATGGTTTTGAGACTGTCAAAAACATCGCGTTGGAATACAATCCGGAATGGGGGCTCGACATGATTGACAAGGTCGCTGGCATCTTGTCCCAGACCGCTCTGACCAATGTTTGGATTGTGGACTACAGAATCAGGCGAAAGTATGCTGTGGATATTGGGAAACTCACAACTAGAGAGGGGCAGGATGTGGCTTTCTACCTGGAAGACCGACGGTTAGTCGAGGTGGAACCCTGGATGACTCGAAGTGAATGGAAGATCATTGAGAACGATGCTGAATGCAGCGAGAGTACGACTTTCAAGGACTCTATTGAGTTTATGGAACATGTCTGGGATCAGATcggagatgatgaagagctAGAGTGGCACCGATGGCTCGAGGCACCCAGGCGCATAGGACTTCTAGGGTGTGACTGCCTCTAA